Part of the Pedobacter roseus genome is shown below.
TGCTAAAACAATATACAGTAAAAAAAGAGGTAACAGAAGATTGGTACACCAAAAAGAAGGTTAACAAAATGGTTCAGCAAAACATCTACTTTACCAATCAAGGCGGGCTCATTCAAAAATTTACACCATCAGAAAAAAATACCGCAACAGTTTTAGGCGATAAAAAAAATGAAATAACCGCATTTATTAAAAACGAACAGCTGAACCTCAGAGAAGATGACGACCTGGCTAAAGTATTCATATTTTACAATACGCTCCATTAGAAGCGATAAAGGCAAAGTAATTAATTACATTTTTCCTTTCTCCGCGTATCAATAATGTAAACAATCTGCCAGCCTTTGTCTCCTTTTACCAATTGAAAGGAATTAACCCCGCAATGGCTAAATTTTTCGCCAACGTAAAACTGATAATCCGTCCATACAGCAGCTAAAGGGCCATCTAATAGTATTTTAGTGAACACAATACGTTCATCATATATTTCTTTATGTGGCGCACCGATAAGTTTAACGAAATCGTTAACTGCTTCTGTTCTAACACTCACTTTTCCATCTTTGTTTACAATGGTTTGCATCACTGCCCCAGCCGCAAAAGCAGACCTGGTTAATGTGCTATCACCGGTTTTCATCCCGGTAAAGAGGTTGTTTATAACTTTTTTAACAGCAGCCTCTTCATTGCTTTGAGCTAACAGATTCGCACTCAAACCGATTGAAAACAGCACAAAAATGGCTAATCCTTTCATGACTTCGTAATTACGTATATCCCATAAATTTATAGTATTTTTGTAAAAGAAGGGAAAAGGAACCGCGATGTTGCAAAAAATCTATCGATTATCCACACATCTTAACCACAGTTAATACGCTTTATATTCAGCCATTTACACTGATTTAAGCGATTGATGTTAATAATTATTTTAAAAACGGATAATTAAAATTGGTAAACTTATAATGTGTTTTTCTGCTAATTGGCACGGTTCTTTAATAGTATAATATATGGAAGAAGAATTCTTTTTTGAATCCAACGAAGACGCACAACGCTCAGTAGAACGTTACGAAGAGATGCTCCGGAATCAGGATCAGTATTTTTTCGATGCAGGCGCTTTCGAATACATTGTAGATTTTTACATTGAGAAAAATGATCCGGTCAAAGCTTTGCAGGTAGTTGATTTTGCAATTAGTCAGCACCCTTATGCAACTGTTTTTTTAATCAAACAGGCTCATCTTTACATCTTAACCAACAACAACGAAAATGCTTTCATCGCTTTGCAGAAGGCTGAACTTTTAGAACCGTCAGAACCGGATATTTATCTGCTGCGCGGTAATATTTTTCAGAATACCGAACGTTATGATGAGGCTTTGGAAAACTACGAAAAGGCTTTAGGCCTGGCCGAAAGTACCGACGAGATTTTATTGCAGATGGCTTATGTGTACCAAAGCATGAGCGATTACGAAAATGCCATTACCTATATTAAGCTGAGTTTAGAGCAGAATATGGAAAACCAGGATGGTTTATATGAGCTGGCTTTCTGTTATGATGTTTTGGACAAACAGGAGGAAAGCATCAAGTTTTACCAGCAGTATATCGATACCGATCCATATTCGTATGCGGCATGGTACAACCTGGGCAATAGTTTCCACAAACTGAATCTTTTTGAAAAAGCAATTGATGCTTACGATTATGCGATTTTAATTAAAGAAGATTTTAGTTCTGCTTATTTCAATAAAGGAAACGCATTGGTACAGTTGGATAAATACGATGAGGCCATTGATGTGTACAAACAGACTTTCGAGTACGAACCACCCAATGCTGATACTTATTGTGCCATTGGCGAATGTTACGAAAAGCTGGAAAAAATGGACGAAGCGCGTTCTTATTACAAAAAATCGGTAAAAATGGACCCAAAAATGGCAGATGCCTGGTTTGGGATTGGGGTTACGCTGAATTTTGAGGAACGTTTTTTCGAATCGCTTCATTTTTACAAAAAAGCGATTGATTTAGAGGCCGAGAACCCTGATTTCTGGTTTGCCATGGCCGATGCTTATTATAAATTAGGCCAGATTGATGAATCAATCGAGGCTTACGAAAAAGTATTGGAATTTAACCCAATGGATATTGAAGCCTGGTTAGATTTTAGTACCGTGCTTTACGAGCAGGGAAAACTGCTCGAAGCATCAGAAACAATGGCCGAGGCCATTAAGAACAATCCTGAAGCTGCTGAACTTTATTACCGCATGGTGGCCTATCTTTTTGCCATGGGCAATTATAGCGATGCGCTGGGATACCTGGAAACGGCTTTAACAACTGACCCTGATAAACACTATATTTTGTTCGAATATTTACCGCAATTGCAGGATAATAGTGCCATTTTGAACGTTATAAACCGATATATAAGGTAAAGACCTTGTGAGAAAAATTTAACAAATAAATCTCAATTTTTTTTTCACTTTTGTAGCTATATGAATTATCCATTATTAAACGTTCCCGAACGTCCAGCTAAACCACGCCAAAAAGGCTTAACAATGGTTATGGATAAGGGATTGAGCCTGCGCCAGGTAGAAGATTTTATTGAAGTTGCCGGCGTACATACAGATATCGTAAAATTAGGCTGGGCTACCTCACACGTAACACCAAACCTTAAAGAAAAATTAGCTTTATATAAAAGTGCAGGCATTCCTACCTATTTTGGGGGAACCTTATTTGAAGCCTTTATTATCCGCAACCAGTTTTCAGATTATCAACGTGTTTTAGACCAGTATGGAATGGAATATGCAGAGGTTTCTGACGGTTCTATCGAAATTGAACATGATAAAAAATGTGAGTTTATCCGCGAACTTTCTAAACAGGTAACGGTAATTTCGGAAGTAGGCAGTAAAGATGCAGCTAAAATATTTGCCCCATACAAGTGGATTAAATTAATGCAGGCCGAACTTGAAGCCGGATCATGGAAGGTAATTGCCGAAGCCCGCGAAGGCGGTAACGTAGGTATTTACCGCGGAAGCGGCGAAGTGCGTGAGGGTTTGGTTGACGAAATTTTAACCCAGATCCCCGAAGAAACCATTATTTGGGAAGCACCACAAAAAGAGCAGCAGGTTTGGTTTATCAAATTAATCGGCAGTAATGTAAACCTGGGCAATATTGCCCCTGCTGAAGTAATTCCTTTGGAAACCATTCGACTGGGTTTACGTGGAGATACTTTCGATTATTTCCTGAACCAGGCAAAATAAATACAAAATCCGTCATTGCGGTCAATGTTATTAAGTTAAGATTTTTAACCACAGATACACGCGGATTTTTATATCTGTGCGCATCCTTTTTATCTGTGGTTAAATTATTTTTACCTGTGTTAATGGCTTTACTTAATAACATTGCATTGCGGGGCATATTAAATAAACCTAACAGGTTTTAAAAACCTGTTAGGTTTTGCTTATTTATATCAATATGAAAACATACGGCTTAATCGGATATCCTTTATCTCATTCTTTCTCTAAAAAATATTTTACCGAAAAGTTTTTAAATGAAGGCATCGCCAATCATCAATACGAGCTTTTTCCCATTGAAGATATCAAATCACTGCCTGACCTACTGAGCGAAAACCCATCGCTTTGCGGTTTGAACGTAACCATTCCGCATAAGGTAAACGTACTTTGTTATTTAAATGAAGTAGACGAAGCTGCAGAGAAAATCGGTGCCGTAAACTGCATTTCCATTAAAAGTTTCGAAAACGAAAATTATTTGAAAGGTTATAACACCGATGCCTATGGTTTTGAAACATCCTTAACCCCTTTATTAGGCCCACAGCATACAAAAGCACTGGTTTTTGGTGATGGGGGAGCGGCAAAAGCGGTAAAGTATGTTTTAGAAAAGCTCAATATCGAATACCAGGTAGTGGTGCGTAAACCTGTTGAAGGCGCTATCCTATACGCCGGGCTTACACCAGAAATTTTGGCCTCGCACAAACTGCTGATCAACACTACCCCATTGGGAATGTCACCAAATATTGATACCTTTCCAGAAATTGATTACAGTCAGCTTGGGTCTGAGCACCTGGCTTACGACCTGGTTTATAATCCGCTGGAAACCGCATTCCTGGCAAAAGCTGCAGAACGTGGTGCCAGCATAAAAAATGGGCTGGAAATGTTATACAAACAGGCTGAAAAGGCCTGGGTAATCTGGAATAAATAACCGGGTATATTTATGCTAAGGAAACTATTTTATGCGATGAAATTCAAACAACTGATCTGTTTTCCTTTTGTTGCCCTATGGTTCTTAACTGCCTGTCAAAACCACGATTATAGTCCTAAACCTAAAGCTTATTTTAGGATCGTATTCCCCCAAAAGGACTACACTACATTTACTAAACCGGTTCCCTTTAGCTTTGAATACCCTACTTACGCAACTGTAGAGCAGGATCAGAGCCGCGATGCCCAAAAAAACTGGTACAATTTACATTTCAAACAGTTTAATGGCTTTTTACACTTAACGTATTATGATGTATCAGGCAAAGGCGAATATGATGAGATGGTAGAAGATGCCCGCAAACTTGCTTTTAAACACACCATAAAAGCCAGCGCCATCGATCAAAGGATCATCAACTATCCTAACCGCAAGGTATATGGTATTTATTATGCCATAGAAGGAAATACAGCATCATCTGTGCAGTTTTTTTTAACCGATAGCGCGAAACATTATTTTAGGGGCGCCCTATATTTTAACGAGCGGCCACAATACGATTCGATAGCACCCGTTGTTAAATTTATTAAACAAGATATCGATACCCTGATTGCCACTTTTAAGTGGAAAAATTAACTTATCCTGATGGATTATCAGCTTTTTTTCTAAAAACTTATGATTACAGTAAAAACCTTCACCTTCAACGCTTATAGCGAAAATACTTATCTGCTTTATGATGAAACCAAAGAGTGTGTTATTATCGATCCGGGCATGTATGAGGGTTTTGAGCAGAATGAACTGGCGGCCTTTATTAAACAAGAAAATCTTAAACCCGTTTTATTGTTAAATACGCATTGCCACCTCGACCATGTTTTTGGCAATAAATTTATTTTCGATACTTATGGTTTAAAACCACAGTTTCATGAAGGCGAATTAGCAATTTTAAACGCAGTTCCTGGTTATGCGCCATCAATGGGTTTCACCCGGTATGAAGTTTCTCCGCAGCCTGATACTTTTTTACCTGAAACCGGAACCATATCCTTTGGCAACAGCACATTAAGTCTGATTTTTGCGCCTGGCCACTCGCCTGCACATTTATGTTTTTATAGTGCTGCCGATCATATTTTAATGGGTGGCGATGTGCTTTTTTATGGCAGCATTGGCCGTACCGATCTTCCGGGAGGTAACCACCAGCAATTAATTCAAAACATTTCTGATAAACTTTTTGTATTACCTGATGAAACCAAAGTTTACCCTGGCCACGGACCAGCTACCAGCATTGGTTTCGAAAAGCAACACAACCCTTTTTTTTAATATTAATTATTGTTTTTGAGTTTTTTTAAGCGTAGAGGTTTACAACCCAATACCTTCTACCTTTAAACCCTCAACCTTTTACCTATCTTTACCCCTGTGAATACATCGTTTTATATTGCCAAAAGGTACCTTTTTGCCAAAAAATCGACCAATGCCATTAACCTGATATCGGGCATATCAATGGTGGGCGTAATGGTGGGCAGTGCAGCATTGATTATTATCCTTTCGGTATTTAACGGTTTAGAAACTGTGGTATTGAATATGTTCGATACCATTACCCCTCAAATTGCCATCACACCCGCTAAAGGCAAAACTTTCGATCCGAATACCACTTATTTTAACCAGCTTAGAAAAAACAAATCTGTTGCCGCTTTTACGGAGGTACTACAAGAAAATGCTTTGTTAAAATACAATAACAAACAGGCAGTTGGGATGGTAAAAGGGGTAAGCGCAGATTATTTAAAAAACACCAAATTAGATAGCACCATAAAAGAAGGCCATTTTATTCTGCACAATAGAAGCGGCAATAATGCCGTAATTGGTTCGGCTTTGCAAAGTTATCTGGCCGTAAATACGGTAGATCCTTTTACCGAACTGGAAATTTATTCGCCAAAAAAAGATATCGTGCCAAACAGTTTAAACCCGGCCGACGATTTTGTGGCGAAAAGTATCCGCGTAAGTGGTGTTTTTGAAGTACAACAGGATTTTGACAACGGCATTATTGTTCCCCTTGACTTTGCCCGCGGATTGCTGGGTGAAGAAAAAAATGTGTCGGCCATTGAGATCAATCTGCAATCAGGCGTTGATGTAGATGCCTTTCAAAAAGAAGTCATCGAAAAAGCGGGTAACGATTACGAGGTAAGGAACCAGGCCGAGCAAAATAAATCACTGTACCACATTCTGAACACCGAAAAATGGGCGGTATATATTATTCTTACATTTATCCTGATTATTGCTATATTTAATATCATAGGGTCGTTAACCATGTTAGTAATAGATAAAGTGAAGGATGTTGCCATTCTGAGCAGCTTAGGTGCCGGAAAAAAGTTAATCAAACGCATATTTTTATTCGAGGGCATGATGATTACCATGTCGGGCTGCGTATTGGGTTTAATTATTGGCCTCATTTTTTACTATTTTCAGCACACTTACGGCCTGATTAAAATGGGCGAAGAAAATAAAACTTTGGTAAGTTCTTATCCTATAGGTCTAAAATGGAAAGATTTCATTTTAGTTTTTGTTACAGTAGGTATCTTCTCATTTTTGGCATCTGCTTTGTCATCCAATTTAAGTGTTAAAAAGATAGATCAAATTAATCAATCCATATAAAATGAAGTTATTTAAACAAGCAATTGTATTCGTTATGCTCCTTGGTGTGGCCGCTACAGCTTGTAGAAACGATAAAGCCGAGGGAGAAAAAAGCAATCTTAAAGTTGTTAAAGGTTTATATAGCTTCGGACCAGAAATGAAATCTTTTACCCTGTGCGAAGATACCCGCGATTATTGGGTTACCGACAGCGTAAAAAAACTGGAGCTCGCCTACAGTAACTTAGGTTTCGAAAAACCTTATGAGCCTGTATATGTAGAGTTAGAAGGTTATTTTAAAAAAACTGACACAGCCATTGTTTCTGCCGATTTTGATTCTACACTGGTGGTTACGAAAGTAATTAAAATCAGCAAAGAAATTCCTGACGGGCCTTGCGCGCAGTAAGGTATTGCCTCGTTTCGTGTCTCCACGAAATAAATCACTTGTTCAATTCATTTTTTGCAGCGCAGTTGCAGTGCTAATCGGATACTGAGGTCCTGCTTTTCGTTTCAAGTCCTCGCTGCGCTGTGGGCTTTACACTTCAATCAGGGCTAAATAACTTGGGCCTGTAGCTAAAACTTCCGAAGTTTCTCACAGCCCGGAACCGGTAAACTTCGGAAATCGCGCCATGCAATCATAAATAGTAGCATTATGATTGCCAGCTAAACCTGATCGAAGTGGTTCTGATTTTTCATCAGAAAGAAC
Proteins encoded:
- a CDS encoding nuclear transport factor 2 family protein, with translation MKGLAIFVLFSIGLSANLLAQSNEEAAVKKVINNLFTGMKTGDSTLTRSAFAAGAVMQTIVNKDGKVSVRTEAVNDFVKLIGAPHKEIYDERIVFTKILLDGPLAAVWTDYQFYVGEKFSHCGVNSFQLVKGDKGWQIVYIIDTRRKEKCN
- a CDS encoding tetratricopeptide repeat protein; its protein translation is MEEEFFFESNEDAQRSVERYEEMLRNQDQYFFDAGAFEYIVDFYIEKNDPVKALQVVDFAISQHPYATVFLIKQAHLYILTNNNENAFIALQKAELLEPSEPDIYLLRGNIFQNTERYDEALENYEKALGLAESTDEILLQMAYVYQSMSDYENAITYIKLSLEQNMENQDGLYELAFCYDVLDKQEESIKFYQQYIDTDPYSYAAWYNLGNSFHKLNLFEKAIDAYDYAILIKEDFSSAYFNKGNALVQLDKYDEAIDVYKQTFEYEPPNADTYCAIGECYEKLEKMDEARSYYKKSVKMDPKMADAWFGIGVTLNFEERFFESLHFYKKAIDLEAENPDFWFAMADAYYKLGQIDESIEAYEKVLEFNPMDIEAWLDFSTVLYEQGKLLEASETMAEAIKNNPEAAELYYRMVAYLFAMGNYSDALGYLETALTTDPDKHYILFEYLPQLQDNSAILNVINRYIR
- a CDS encoding phosphosulfolactate synthase, with protein sequence MNYPLLNVPERPAKPRQKGLTMVMDKGLSLRQVEDFIEVAGVHTDIVKLGWATSHVTPNLKEKLALYKSAGIPTYFGGTLFEAFIIRNQFSDYQRVLDQYGMEYAEVSDGSIEIEHDKKCEFIRELSKQVTVISEVGSKDAAKIFAPYKWIKLMQAELEAGSWKVIAEAREGGNVGIYRGSGEVREGLVDEILTQIPEETIIWEAPQKEQQVWFIKLIGSNVNLGNIAPAEVIPLETIRLGLRGDTFDYFLNQAK
- a CDS encoding shikimate dehydrogenase family protein encodes the protein MKTYGLIGYPLSHSFSKKYFTEKFLNEGIANHQYELFPIEDIKSLPDLLSENPSLCGLNVTIPHKVNVLCYLNEVDEAAEKIGAVNCISIKSFENENYLKGYNTDAYGFETSLTPLLGPQHTKALVFGDGGAAKAVKYVLEKLNIEYQVVVRKPVEGAILYAGLTPEILASHKLLINTTPLGMSPNIDTFPEIDYSQLGSEHLAYDLVYNPLETAFLAKAAERGASIKNGLEMLYKQAEKAWVIWNK
- the gldD gene encoding gliding motility lipoprotein GldD, with product MKFKQLICFPFVALWFLTACQNHDYSPKPKAYFRIVFPQKDYTTFTKPVPFSFEYPTYATVEQDQSRDAQKNWYNLHFKQFNGFLHLTYYDVSGKGEYDEMVEDARKLAFKHTIKASAIDQRIINYPNRKVYGIYYAIEGNTASSVQFFLTDSAKHYFRGALYFNERPQYDSIAPVVKFIKQDIDTLIATFKWKN
- a CDS encoding MBL fold metallo-hydrolase; its protein translation is MITVKTFTFNAYSENTYLLYDETKECVIIDPGMYEGFEQNELAAFIKQENLKPVLLLNTHCHLDHVFGNKFIFDTYGLKPQFHEGELAILNAVPGYAPSMGFTRYEVSPQPDTFLPETGTISFGNSTLSLIFAPGHSPAHLCFYSAADHILMGGDVLFYGSIGRTDLPGGNHQQLIQNISDKLFVLPDETKVYPGHGPATSIGFEKQHNPFF
- a CDS encoding ABC transporter permease; the protein is MNTSFYIAKRYLFAKKSTNAINLISGISMVGVMVGSAALIIILSVFNGLETVVLNMFDTITPQIAITPAKGKTFDPNTTYFNQLRKNKSVAAFTEVLQENALLKYNNKQAVGMVKGVSADYLKNTKLDSTIKEGHFILHNRSGNNAVIGSALQSYLAVNTVDPFTELEIYSPKKDIVPNSLNPADDFVAKSIRVSGVFEVQQDFDNGIIVPLDFARGLLGEEKNVSAIEINLQSGVDVDAFQKEVIEKAGNDYEVRNQAEQNKSLYHILNTEKWAVYIILTFILIIAIFNIIGSLTMLVIDKVKDVAILSSLGAGKKLIKRIFLFEGMMITMSGCVLGLIIGLIFYYFQHTYGLIKMGEENKTLVSSYPIGLKWKDFILVFVTVGIFSFLASALSSNLSVKKIDQINQSI